In Gemmatimonadaceae bacterium, the following proteins share a genomic window:
- the rpsB gene encoding 30S ribosomal protein S2 has protein sequence MTEPNLDQLLAAGVHFGHQTRRWNPKMRRFIFAERNGIHIIDLQKTLRQLEVAKTLARQVVLRGESVLFVCTKRQLVNIVREEAERCGAMHITERWLGGLLTNFQTVKKQVRKLKDLEAGSEAGGDFENYTKKEQLMMSRQRDKLSKNLSGIKNLSRLPGLMFVIDSKKERIAVAEANKLQIPLIALVDTNADPDLITVPIAGNDDAIKSVELVTHAIADAIIEARREAPIRDESEESESYTYSSDRGAEPEGEGDKKRKRRPRRRRAKPEAIAARLKSGSEGEGGGEGEGSESAEAAGDGGAIDSGESTASGDFTTDAERPDV, from the coding sequence ATGACTGAGCCCAATCTCGATCAACTGCTAGCTGCCGGAGTTCACTTCGGCCATCAGACCCGTCGCTGGAACCCGAAGATGCGCCGTTTCATCTTCGCCGAGCGGAATGGAATTCACATCATCGACCTCCAGAAGACATTGCGTCAGCTGGAGGTTGCCAAGACCCTGGCACGTCAGGTAGTCCTGCGCGGCGAGAGCGTGCTGTTCGTCTGCACGAAGCGGCAACTGGTGAATATCGTTCGCGAAGAAGCCGAGCGATGTGGCGCGATGCACATCACCGAGCGGTGGCTGGGCGGCCTGCTGACCAACTTTCAGACAGTCAAGAAGCAGGTCCGCAAGCTGAAGGATCTGGAGGCGGGCAGCGAGGCTGGAGGAGACTTCGAGAACTACACCAAGAAAGAGCAGCTCATGATGAGCCGCCAGCGCGACAAGCTTTCCAAGAATCTTTCCGGCATCAAGAACCTGAGCCGGCTGCCTGGCCTGATGTTCGTGATTGATTCCAAGAAGGAGCGGATTGCAGTTGCGGAGGCGAACAAGCTCCAGATTCCGCTTATCGCACTCGTCGATACGAATGCAGATCCCGACCTGATCACCGTTCCGATTGCGGGCAACGATGACGCGATCAAGTCGGTCGAGCTGGTGACGCACGCCATTGCTGACGCAATCATCGAGGCGCGGCGCGAGGCGCCGATACGTGATGAATCGGAAGAGTCGGAGTCGTACACGTACAGCTCGGATCGTGGCGCCGAACCCGAGGGTGAGGGCGACAAGAAGCGCAAGCGGCGTCCGCGTCGTCGGCGTGCGAAGCCTGAGGCGATCGCCGCAAGGCTCAAGTCGGGCAGTGAAGGCGAGGGTGGCGGTGAAGGAGAGGGAAGTGAATCGGCTGAAGCTGCCGGCGATGGCGGGGCGATCGATAGCGGCGAATCAACCGCTTCCGGAGA